ACAAGGGCGACACCGTGACGCGCGGCCAGGCCGTCGTGCGCTGGGACCCGGCGGCCGTCGAGGCGGCCGGCAAGTCCCCGGTCTGCCCCGTGGTGGCGCTCGAAGCCACCGCCGAGGCGCTCTCCGAGCTGCGCGAGGACGGAGACGTCAAGGTCGGCGACGGCCTTTTCGTCTGGAAGTGACGTCACGCCGCCGTGGGGCGGCCAGGCAGGACAACCATCGCGGCGGCGGGGTCCGCCGCACTATCGGAGACGGGTGAGATGGAGACAACGCTGCGAGGCGTCGGCGTGAGCCACGGGGTGGCGATCGGCGAGGTTCGGCACATGGGGACGGCGGTGCTCGAACCGCCCGCCAAGCAGATCCCGGCCGAGGAGGCGGAGCGCGAACAGGGGCGCGCCCGCCAGGCCGTGGACGCGGTGGCGGCCGACCTGATGGCGCGCGGCAACCTGGCGGGCGGCGAGGCCCAGGCCGTGCTCGAGGCGCAGGCCATGATGGCCCAGGATCCCGAGCTGATCGCGGACGTGGACCGGCGGATCGCCGTGGGCAGCACGGCCGAGCGTGCCGTGTACGACGCGTTCGCCGCCTACCGGGACCTGCTGGCCGGTGCCGGTGAGTACCTGGCCGGTCGCGTCGCCGACCTCGATGACGTGCGGAACCGTATCGTCGCCCGGCTGCTGGGCGTGCCGATGCCGGGTGTGCCGGACAGCGACGAGCCGTACGTGCTGGTCGCCCGGGACCTGGCTCCGGCGGACACGGCGCTGCTCGACCCGGCGCTGGTGCTGGGCTTCGTGACCGAGGAGGGCGGGCCGACCAGCCACAGCGCGATCCTGGCGCGGGCGCTCGGGGTGCCGGCCGTGGTGGCGCTGCCGGGCGCCGGTGAGCTGGCCGAGGGCACGATCGTCGCCGTCGACGGAAGCAGCGGCGAGGTCTTCGTGGACCCGACCGAGGAGAAGAAGGCGCAGCTCGAGGCGGCGGCCGCCGAGCGCAGGGCCGCGCTGGCGGGGTCGACGGGGCCGGGGGTCACGTCCGACGGTCACAAGGTGCCGCTGCTGGCCAACATCGGCGGGCCCGCGGACGTGGCCGCGGCGGTCGAGGCCGGCGCGGAGGGTGTCGGTCTGTTCCGGACCGAGTTCCTGTTCCTGGACGACAACAAGAACGCTCCGTCCGAGGAGAAGCAGGTCGAGGCCTACCGGCAGGTGCTCGAGGCGTTCCCGGAGGGCCGGGTCGTGGTGCGGGTGCTCGACGCCGGCGCGGACAAGCCGCTGGACTTCCTGACCCCGGCGGACGAGCCGAACCCGGCGCTCGGTGTGCGCGGGCTGCGCACGCTGCTGGACCACCCCGAGGTGCTGCGCACCCAGCTCACGGCGCTGGCGAAGGCGGCCGAGGGGCTGCCGGTCCACCTCGAGGTGATGGCGCCGATGGTGGCGGACCGCACGGACGCCCGGGCGTTCGCCGACGCGTGCCGGGCGGCCGGGGTGCGGGCCAAGTTCGGTGCGATGGTGGAGATCCCGTCGGCGGCGCTGCGGGCCCGCTCGATCCTCCAGGAGGTCGAGTTCCTGTCGCTGGGGACGAACGACCTCGCGCAGTACACCTTCGCCGCCGACCGTCAGGTCGGTGCGGTGTCCCGTCTGCAGGACCCGTGGCAGCCGGCGCTGCTCGACCTGGTCGCGCTGTCCGCCGAGGCGGCGAGGGCCGAGGGGAAGAGCTGCGGTGTGTGCGGTGAGGCGGCGTCCGACCCGCTGCTCGCGTGTGTGCTGACCGGTCTGGGGGTCACCTCCCTGTCCATGGGTGCGGCGTCGATTCCGTATGTGCGGGCGACGCTGGCGAAGTACACGCTGGCGCAGTGCGAGCGTGCGGCCGCGGCCGCGCGTGCCGCCGACACGGCCGAGGAGGCGCGCGGCGCCGCTCAGGCGGTGCTGTCCGGCGAGTAGTCCGGCCCGCCCGGTGCTGTTCGCCGGCCGCAGGGGCGCTCCGCCTTCGGGTGGGGCGCCCCTGCCGCGTTCAGTGCCGGTGCCGGTGGGGTGCGGGTCCGAGGTCGCCGAGGTCGGGCGGGGCGCAGTAGTCGACCCCTGATTCGGGTGAGATCAGCTCTCCGGATTCCGCGTCGGTGCAGTAGGCGTCGAAGACCTCGCCCGCGGTGAGGGGTTCGAGTCCGTTGCCGCGCATCCGCCAGCCGTAGACGCGGTCGGCGGTGCCGGGTGCGCTGGTGCGCATGACGAGTCCGCCGGGGCCGCGGGTGGCGATGCCGAGGGCGAGGACGGTGGTGAACTCCAGGGCCTCGGTCTCGTCGAGTTCGGTCGTGCCGTCGTGGTCGTCGGCGTGGAGGACGGCGACCACGGGTTCGGCGGCGCCGGAGACGCTGCAGACGAGGTGCCGGCGGCCCGGCGGGGCGGTGTCGAGGATGCGGACGAGGAGGGCGGAGGCGTGGGTGAAGGCGGAGCGGCCGAGGTCCTCGCCGCAGGTCGCGCAGGTGCCGAGCCGGGCGAGGAGGGCGGAGGCGTAGTCCCAGGTGGCCTGGCGGACGGCTTCGTCGACGAGGGTGGGCACGAGGTCGGTGAGGGGCTGGCCCTCGTAGGGAACGGTGGGGCCGGTGGCGGCGAGTTCGGCGGTGAAGCGGCCGCGGCTGGCCGGGGTGTCGGGGTCGAGGCCCCGGTCCGCGCAGTAGTCGGCGTACTCCTCGGGGTCGAAGAGGGCGACCGTGGTGTGGGTGCCCTGGGCGGCTCGGGTCTTGAGGAGCGCCTCGACCTGCTGGAGGTAGATCCGGTGGTCCTCGAAGGTGAAGCTGCGGTAGCGCCGCATGGCACGGAAGTCGTGCTCGTCGGTGAGCAGGCCGATGGTGCCGGCGATCTCGCGGCGCAGGACGCGTCGCATGGTCAGGTCGTCGGTGTGCGTCATGTTTCCCCCTGTGCACACGGTCGGTCAATGCTCACTCACCGTAACGGGGAGCACTGACAGCGGCGGGCGAGCGGCCTCGGACGGCCGGGGTTGCGGGCGTCCGAGGCCGCGGGGGGTCTTCGGTGGCGGGGTCAGGCGCGCTCGCGGGCCAGGTTCTCGTAGAAGCGGAGCAGGTCGAGGTTGTCGATGGAGCCGGGGTTGACGGCCTTCTCCAGAGGGGTGCCCTGGAGCAGTCTCTTGACCGGGACCTCGATGCGCTTGCCGGTGAGGGTGTGCGGGATGCCGGGCACCGCGATGATCTCGTCGGGGACGTGGCGCGGGGAGAGCTGTTCGCGGATGGTCCGCTTGACGCGGTTCAGGAGGGCCTCGTCGAGGACGGCTCCGGGGGCCAGGTGGACGAAGAGGGGCATCCAGTAGCCGCCGTCGGGCTGTTCGATGCCGATGACGAGTGATTCCCTGATCTCGGGGAGGCGCTCGACGGCTTCGTAGATGTCGGCGGACCCCATCCGCACGCCCTGCCGGTTGAGGGTGGAGTCGGAGCGGCCGTGGATGACGACGGAGCCGCGGGAGGTGACGGTGATCCAGTCGCCGTGGCGCCAGACGCCGGGGTAGGTGTCGAAGTAGCTGTCGTGGTAGCGGCTGCCGTCGGGGTCGTTCCAGAAGTAGATCGGCATGGACGGCATGGGGTTGGTGACGACGAGTTCGCCGACCTCGTCGGTGAGGGGCTTGCCGCTCGGGTCCCAGGACTGCAGGTCGGTGCCGAGGCCGGGGGCCTGGAGTTCGCCGATGTGGACGGGGAGGGTGGGCACGGCGCCGGCGAAGCAGGAGCAGACGTCGGTGCCGCCGCTGACGGAGGCGATCCACAGGTCGTCGCGGACCTCGTCGTGGAGCCAGCGGAAGCCGTCGGGGGGGAGCGGGGAGCCGGTGGTCGCGACGCAGCGCACGGCGGAGAGGTCGTGGTCCCGTCCGGGGTGCACCTCTGCCTTGCGGCAGGCCATGACGTAGGCGGCCGAGGTGCCGTAGAGGGTGGCTCGGGTGCGTTCGGCGATGCGCCACTGGGCGCCGGTGTCGGGATGTCCCGGGCTGCCGTCGTAGAGGACGATCGTGGTGCCGGTCAGGAGGCCGGAGACGAGGAAGTTCCACATCATCCAGCCCGTCGAGGTGTACCAGAAGAAGCGGTCCCCGGGGCCCAGGTCGCAGTGCAGGCCGAGCTGCTTGAGGTGTTCGACGAGGATGCCGCCCTGCGACTGGACGATCGGCTTGGGCAGGCCGGTGGTGCCGGACGAGTAGAGGACCCACAGCGGGTGGTCGAAGGGGACCTGCTCGAACTCGGGGTCCACGTCCGCGCCCGTCAGGGCCGCCCACTCGACGGCTCCCTCGGGGGCTCCGGTGCCGAGGAGGGGGACGTGGACGACGGCGCGCAGGGTGGGCAGCTCGCGGCGCAGCTCGGCGACGGTCTCGCGGCGGTCGTGTTCCTTGCCGCCGTAGCGGTAGCCGTCGACGGTGAACAGGACGACCGGTTCGACCTGCTGGAAGCGGTCGAGGACGCTGCGGGCGCCGAAGTCGGGGGCGCAGGAGGTCCAGACGCCGCCCACGGCCGCGGTGGCCAGGAGGGCGACGACGGCTTCCGGGATGTTGGGGAGGTAGCCGCTGACGCGGTCGCCGGGGCGTACGCCGAGGGCGCGCAGCTCGGCGGCCAGGGAACCCACCTGGCGGCGCAGCTCGGACCAGGTCACGGCGCGGGGCTCGTGGGTCTCGTCGACGCAGAGGAGGGCCGGTTCGCCGGCGCGGGTGGCGGCGGCGCGCAGGGCGTGTTCGGCGTAGTTCAGGGTGGCTCCGGGGAACCACTGGGCGCCGGGCATGGTGCGGTCGCCGAGCACGCGCGCGTAGGGGGTGGAGAAGCGGACGTCGAACCATTCGGTGACGGCTTTCCAGAACGTGTCCAGCTCCTCGACGGACCAGCGGTGCAGTGCCGCGTAGCCGCCCTGGGCGGGGGCGCCGTGGTGCTCGGCGGCCCAGGCCTGGAACCTGGTGATCTGTGCCTGGGCGATGCGTTCCGGATCGGGCTGCCAGAGCGGCTGGGGGTTCAGGGTCGACATGGGGCGGCTCCCGGACTGTGCGCGTCGTGTGCGTCCTCCGCGCACGTGCTGGGGTGTGCGCGTGACGCGGC
Above is a genomic segment from Streptomyces glaucescens containing:
- the ptsP gene encoding phosphoenolpyruvate--protein phosphotransferase, yielding METTLRGVGVSHGVAIGEVRHMGTAVLEPPAKQIPAEEAEREQGRARQAVDAVAADLMARGNLAGGEAQAVLEAQAMMAQDPELIADVDRRIAVGSTAERAVYDAFAAYRDLLAGAGEYLAGRVADLDDVRNRIVARLLGVPMPGVPDSDEPYVLVARDLAPADTALLDPALVLGFVTEEGGPTSHSAILARALGVPAVVALPGAGELAEGTIVAVDGSSGEVFVDPTEEKKAQLEAAAAERRAALAGSTGPGVTSDGHKVPLLANIGGPADVAAAVEAGAEGVGLFRTEFLFLDDNKNAPSEEKQVEAYRQVLEAFPEGRVVVRVLDAGADKPLDFLTPADEPNPALGVRGLRTLLDHPEVLRTQLTALAKAAEGLPVHLEVMAPMVADRTDARAFADACRAAGVRAKFGAMVEIPSAALRARSILQEVEFLSLGTNDLAQYTFAADRQVGAVSRLQDPWQPALLDLVALSAEAARAEGKSCGVCGEAASDPLLACVLTGLGVTSLSMGAASIPYVRATLAKYTLAQCERAAAAARAADTAEEARGAAQAVLSGE
- a CDS encoding acetoacetate--CoA ligase, which translates into the protein MSTLNPQPLWQPDPERIAQAQITRFQAWAAEHHGAPAQGGYAALHRWSVEELDTFWKAVTEWFDVRFSTPYARVLGDRTMPGAQWFPGATLNYAEHALRAAATRAGEPALLCVDETHEPRAVTWSELRRQVGSLAAELRALGVRPGDRVSGYLPNIPEAVVALLATAAVGGVWTSCAPDFGARSVLDRFQQVEPVVLFTVDGYRYGGKEHDRRETVAELRRELPTLRAVVHVPLLGTGAPEGAVEWAALTGADVDPEFEQVPFDHPLWVLYSSGTTGLPKPIVQSQGGILVEHLKQLGLHCDLGPGDRFFWYTSTGWMMWNFLVSGLLTGTTIVLYDGSPGHPDTGAQWRIAERTRATLYGTSAAYVMACRKAEVHPGRDHDLSAVRCVATTGSPLPPDGFRWLHDEVRDDLWIASVSGGTDVCSCFAGAVPTLPVHIGELQAPGLGTDLQSWDPSGKPLTDEVGELVVTNPMPSMPIYFWNDPDGSRYHDSYFDTYPGVWRHGDWITVTSRGSVVIHGRSDSTLNRQGVRMGSADIYEAVERLPEIRESLVIGIEQPDGGYWMPLFVHLAPGAVLDEALLNRVKRTIREQLSPRHVPDEIIAVPGIPHTLTGKRIEVPVKRLLQGTPLEKAVNPGSIDNLDLLRFYENLARERA